In Dendrosporobacter quercicolus, a single genomic region encodes these proteins:
- a CDS encoding peptidase MA family metallohydrolase, with the protein MRMMNHSEATTVTVLIVLAVVVFVFIQVPARPQMLLYPLVRQGAQAKLNYETRDMAEFETEHFIIRYTPADAGNVAMVVKAAEQAYQPVTSSLGFEPKKKTLILMYPDKNELRKAFGWSSNESAMGVYWGGVIQLLSPQAWLKDTASVDEFIRTGPMVHEFTHLVFDHVTNGNYSRWFTEGLAQYVEYRVNHYEWVVPGNTLHQPLYTMEQLNGDFDGLANQALAYRQSLAVVRYIAEVHGEAKLKQVIDGLKAGQTTERAIRTALEMDDDHFDAAWRDWAYANMANHGPN; encoded by the coding sequence ATGCGAATGATGAATCATAGCGAGGCAACTACGGTAACCGTCCTGATCGTACTGGCTGTTGTTGTATTTGTTTTCATTCAAGTACCGGCGCGGCCTCAAATGCTGCTATATCCGCTGGTACGGCAGGGAGCCCAGGCTAAATTGAACTATGAAACCAGGGATATGGCGGAATTTGAAACTGAACATTTTATCATCAGATATACGCCGGCCGATGCCGGGAATGTTGCAATGGTGGTCAAAGCTGCGGAACAGGCGTATCAGCCGGTAACCAGCAGCTTAGGATTTGAGCCGAAGAAAAAAACGCTTATTTTAATGTATCCTGATAAAAATGAACTGCGCAAGGCTTTTGGCTGGTCCAGCAATGAGAGTGCAATGGGTGTATACTGGGGCGGCGTTATTCAATTGTTGTCGCCGCAGGCTTGGCTGAAGGATACTGCATCGGTTGACGAATTTATCCGGACCGGCCCCATGGTGCATGAATTTACTCATTTGGTCTTTGACCATGTAACCAATGGCAATTACTCCCGCTGGTTTACCGAAGGTCTGGCCCAGTATGTTGAATACCGGGTAAATCATTACGAGTGGGTAGTGCCGGGGAATACGTTACATCAGCCGCTTTATACGATGGAGCAGTTAAATGGCGATTTTGACGGCTTGGCTAATCAAGCCCTGGCTTACCGGCAATCGCTGGCTGTTGTACGCTATATTGCCGAAGTGCATGGCGAGGCCAAGCTGAAGCAGGTCATTGACGGCCTGAAAGCGGGGCAAACAACGGAACGAGCGATTCGTACGGCCCTGGAAATGGATGATGACCATTTTGACGCGGCTTGGCGCGACTGGGCTTACGCCAATATGGCGAATCACGGACCGAACTAA
- a CDS encoding phosphomannomutase/phosphoglucomutase, with the protein MSIFHACDIRGIAGTELTDEVAVRIARAVGVKLSGRQVVVGGDIRLSTPRLQQIMIDGLVRSGCQVINIGTVATPVFYFAQKITGATGGVMVTASHNPAAYNGFKLVLEAQPVSEADIAEIAGLARRNIGVEKSGALQELPVIEDYLAYTAGQAKPGNMKIVIDAGNGATAGIAPALYRQAGFEVIELFCEPDGNFPNRPPNPALPENLAALREKVLETGAALGIAFDGDGDRVGFVDETGRAVDNDDILVLLARNYLEQQAGPIIYDAKCSMVVPEQIAAAGGRPVMARAGHTFSKSAFLREQALFAGEISGHFFFSELGYDDGMFAGLKICEYLAAHGPLAALIDEIPNYLLTPEVRVRYEAADKEAVLAEVAERLKHLTPNLIDGVRIEFDDGWGMIRASVTEPLFTLRFEAKSPERLRAIANLLLAALPDRVKTRVLAQLPEM; encoded by the coding sequence ATGAGCATATTTCATGCCTGTGATATTCGCGGCATTGCCGGAACTGAACTGACTGACGAAGTGGCTGTCCGGATCGCCAGGGCGGTTGGCGTTAAACTTAGTGGGCGGCAAGTGGTTGTCGGCGGAGATATCCGCCTTTCCACTCCCCGGCTGCAGCAAATCATGATTGACGGATTGGTGCGTTCGGGGTGCCAGGTAATCAATATTGGCACTGTGGCTACACCGGTATTTTATTTCGCGCAAAAAATAACCGGAGCGACCGGCGGAGTGATGGTTACGGCTTCCCATAATCCGGCCGCCTATAACGGTTTTAAACTGGTGTTGGAGGCTCAGCCGGTCAGTGAGGCGGATATTGCCGAAATTGCCGGACTGGCCCGGCGCAATATTGGCGTTGAAAAAAGCGGCGCTCTCCAGGAGCTGCCGGTGATCGAGGATTATCTGGCCTATACGGCGGGGCAGGCTAAACCAGGCAATATGAAAATTGTCATTGACGCCGGCAATGGTGCGACTGCCGGGATTGCTCCGGCATTGTACCGGCAGGCCGGCTTTGAGGTGATCGAATTGTTTTGCGAGCCGGACGGGAATTTCCCCAACCGGCCGCCCAATCCGGCTTTGCCGGAAAACCTTGCTGCTTTGCGTGAAAAAGTGCTGGAAACGGGTGCGGCGCTGGGAATCGCTTTTGACGGTGACGGCGACCGGGTTGGGTTTGTCGATGAAACCGGCCGTGCTGTGGATAACGACGATATTCTGGTGTTATTGGCGCGCAATTATCTGGAGCAGCAGGCCGGACCGATTATTTATGATGCCAAGTGCTCCATGGTCGTGCCTGAGCAGATTGCGGCGGCCGGCGGCCGGCCGGTGATGGCCCGGGCCGGTCATACCTTCAGCAAGTCCGCCTTTTTACGGGAACAGGCGCTCTTTGCCGGGGAAATCAGCGGACATTTTTTCTTTTCCGAACTGGGCTATGATGACGGTATGTTTGCCGGGCTGAAAATATGCGAGTATTTAGCCGCTCATGGTCCGCTGGCGGCCTTAATTGATGAGATTCCCAACTATTTGCTTACTCCGGAAGTGCGGGTAAGGTATGAGGCTGCGGATAAGGAGGCTGTTCTGGCTGAGGTTGCCGAACGGTTGAAGCATCTAACCCCCAACTTAATTGACGGGGTACGGATCGAGTTTGACGACGGCTGGGGCATGATTAGAGCTTCGGTAACCGAGCCGCTGTTTACCCTGAGATTTGAGGCTAAATCCCCTGAACGCCTGAGGGCCATTGCCAATCTGCTGCTGGCTGCGCTGCCGGACAGAGTCAAAACCAGGGTACTTGCCCAACTGCCGGAAATGTAA
- the deoC gene encoding deoxyribose-phosphate aldolase, whose product MKLNEYIDHTLLKPDATADMIRRLCEEAVAHQFAAVCINPCYLELAVHLLAGTGVKIATVIGFPLGATLPAVKAFEAGEAVLRKADELDMVIQLGAAKLGLWQAVTDEIRQVVRAAQDSKVKVIVETGLLTEEEKKRACQAVLSGGAAFIKTSTGFGPGGATEADIRLFRSIAGDQLGIKASAGIRTRLQAEAMITAGADRLGTSAGVAIVAGH is encoded by the coding sequence ATGAAATTAAATGAATATATTGACCATACTCTCCTAAAGCCTGACGCTACTGCTGATATGATCCGCCGGCTGTGTGAGGAAGCAGTTGCCCACCAGTTTGCCGCTGTTTGCATCAACCCCTGTTATCTTGAGCTTGCCGTTCACTTATTGGCGGGAACGGGCGTCAAGATTGCTACTGTCATTGGGTTTCCACTGGGGGCAACCCTGCCGGCGGTAAAAGCATTTGAGGCCGGCGAGGCTGTTTTGCGTAAAGCCGATGAATTGGACATGGTCATTCAGCTTGGAGCGGCTAAGCTTGGCTTGTGGCAGGCGGTTACTGATGAAATCAGACAGGTGGTGCGGGCCGCGCAGGACAGTAAAGTCAAAGTCATTGTTGAGACGGGATTATTAACCGAAGAGGAGAAGAAGCGGGCCTGTCAGGCTGTGCTGTCAGGCGGCGCTGCTTTTATCAAGACTTCGACCGGTTTCGGCCCGGGCGGGGCCACGGAAGCGGATATCCGGCTGTTCAGGTCTATTGCCGGCGATCAGCTCGGCATTAAAGCCTCCGCCGGCATCCGGACCAGGCTGCAGGCTGAAGCAATGATTACCGCCGGTGCTGACAGGCTAGGAACAAGCGCCGGTGTGGCGATCGTAGCCGGACATTAA